The DNA window GGGAACGAGCGTCCCCTCCCGGTCTTCGCCGGCAAGGCGGATGAACCAAAACGGCCGCATGCTCCGGAGCAGGTAGCCCGCCTGGCTTGTGCTGGTGGTTTCCACCTCGGAACACCAGCCATCGAGGACTGACCGGAGGAGCCGGGTGTCTTGGTCTGCCCCCCACTCAGGTGATGCACCTGCCAGCAGAGCGGAACGGCAGGAGTCCGCGTCGATTAGTCCGAGTCGCTCCGTTACGGGGTGACTAAGCCCGGGGACTCCAAAGGTGCCACCGACTTCCAGCCAGGCAGACTCCAGGCGGGTGCCGAGAGCAGCCTCTGCCTTCGGGCGCCACCATGCTGCAAAGGACTTGGCGTCGGTCAGGTGGTGCTTGCGCAGCATGGAGACGCGCGTGAGGGAGATGTGAGCATCGGGCGCCCGCTCAACGCTGTCCATCAATGCCGACGCCAAGTCGTCCCCGCCAGACGTTGCCGCCAGCCTTGGAAAGCTCGTCCCGCGAGCCTCGGGCGAGGTTGCCAGTCTGACCGTAAGGTCATCGGTAAGCAGCTTGGCGACGTCACGCTGCACCGCCTGCTTATTGGCAAAGATTCCGTCACTTAGCAAGGTCCAGACTGCGAGGCGTTCCTGCAGAGGATGCGCCCCGTCGGCCAGTGCCTCCTCCAAGCCATACCTCAAACTGGCCAGCTCGTTTGGATTGGCAAAGCCCGCGTAAAACCTGGCAGTGTTCATCCAGTAGTTCCGCTTGATGAGTTCCTTCAGTACGTCGGATTTTGGAAGCGGATCGCGGCGGTCCTGCCCAGCCCATTCGGCGAGGAACTTCGCAGCGAAGTATTCCCGGACGGGCTGCACGGCAAACTCGAAGGTCCCTTCGGACTTGCTTGTGAGCGCCCAAAATCGGTCAGTTACGGCCTGGAAGAGATCCTCAGCACGGTCAGCTGGCCCACCGGTTCGACGGAAGTAGAGAAGCAGGGTGTCCTGGATAGCCTGCAGCGTCATGCGGTCGGCCCCCCGCTCACTCTCGACTCCGGACTGCATGTGCCATCCGAGGAAGGACGTTACTTCAATGACGTGCGGAACATGGTCTCGATGGATCTGCTGCTTGTTCACCTCTCGGTCCATGAATGTAGCCATGTAATCCGTATACAGAGGCGTCCTGTTTATCGGCACAGCATCACCTTTCCTGCTTATCAGGAACAGCAGGATCGTCAGCTGCATCGGGTTGTCAGCGAGCTGGGCTACATGGTCGTAGGTCGTCCGCTCCTCAAAAGTGCGTCGCAGCTTCTGAAGCGCCAGGCCTCGGATCCCGTTCACGTCCGTCCAGCGCTCGACAAATTCCCGCTGCAGCTTGGCATCCAAGGGGCACAATTCAAGGGTCTGGAACTTCTCCTTGTCCGGTTCAGGCAAGCTTGCGGCGTTCGGACGTGCCGTCACGAGGATCTGGAAACGGCGCTTTGCCTCAGAACGGCCCATTCTCCACGAGAATCGATCGATCTCTTCCAGAACCATTTTTCGCAGGCGTGGATCACCGACCTCGTCTAGACCATCCAAGACAAGCAGGCTCGGATATCTCTCCAGGAGGCTCTGAAGCTGCTCCACCGTCACACGCCGGCCGCCACTGTGGAAGGTGCAGAGAGCCACCAAGAACAGCTCCAGGGAACGCTCGTCCCTGCGCCGATCGCGGGCCCTGCGGGTGATTTCTTCTTCGCCAAACGGGTCTCGGCCCGAGAGCCACAATGCGTAGTCGCTAAGGTCGACTCGGAGGGGCAGTTTAGGGTCGGTGACCGCCGGCAAGTCCGTGGCGGCCGCGAGGTCAGGTTTGATTGAGGCTCTGTGAATCTGGCAGAGGTACTGGCCAAGCGTGGATTTGCCCTGACCTGGAACACCAAGAAGGTATGTCAGCGGAAACAGGGAGTTCAGCAAATAGGCGACGGCGCCGGTGGCCTCCTCTAGGTCGTCATGATCTGCAAAGAAGCGCTCCTTTGAAGAACCTGGCTGTGGGACCTTTCGTGCCTGGACGTCTACGAAAAGGTCGGCGATGTCTATCCGATCCATGTCGAGCTGGGAAAACTTTATCTTCGAGTCGTCTCCCCACTGTGAAGCCATAACTTTGAGGATTGTTTCCCTCATCTCATGCGCCGCGCCATCCTTACTGGCGCCAAAGATCAGGTATCGGATCGCTTCCGTCCCGGCCAGCATCTCCTGGTAGGACCACTTCAGCGCATCAGGCGCTGAGTCCACTTCGGCGTCGATGTCTGCCTGCCACCAGCACTCCACCGGAATCCCGAATTCCTTGCTGAACTCGTCGAGTGACACCTGGAGTTTTTGCATGCTGCCGGTGTCATTTCCGGTGGTTGTACCGGCAACAGAGGTCATCAGGATGTAGCGGGAGATGCCCTTCTCACGCACCAGTTCCAATATCCTTGGGCGCTCACCCTCGATGGTGGTCTTCAGCCACGTGTGGGGGTTCTGCTGGACCTTGCTGGACCACTTAACCTGGTAAATGATGCTGCCGTCAGAGATGGCATCAATACCCCCGTCGGACATCCCCACGGGGAAGCATCTGACGGGGTCGTATTTCAGGCGAAGCAGTGCCCCGCACAGTTGCTGGAAAGAACCTTCACTGAGCCGGGGGTACAGGTACTTGAACGAGTTTCCCGGCTGCTCCGAGGCGGCCCGCGGAGCCCGCCGAGGGCCGGATTGCTGTTTTCCCCGTGACGCCCGGACAACCGGCCGGGGCGCGCCAAGGGCCGTCGCGAAGGGATTCGATCCTGGTCGCGGCCTACCGGGAGTTCCTGAGTCCATGGGGACCATCCTGCCGTATTTCCACTCGCCCTTACCTCTCACGCTGCCCGACCCGTTCCACGCGTGTCCAAGCGAAATTGTCTATTGACATACAGGCGGGCCACCGTGGTCGAATCTCTCCCAAAGCCGGAAACCCGGCTCTTAACTATGGGGGTAACGGGACAATGCTGCTGACAGCCATGCTCGACGGGAGCCGGGTCGATGCCACCACGTACACAGGTGCGGCGTGGTCCGAGCTGCAGGAGTCCGAGGAGCGGAAACGGCTGGTCATGCCGCTGTGTGGCATCCGGGCGGTGGCCAAGAGCCGCGGCGCGTCCACACAGTACTTCGCCCATTACCGGACGGCCGAATGCAAAGCTGATCATGGTGGGGAGTCACCTCAGCACCTTGCAATGAAAACGGCGCTGCGGGACCGGATCAACGCGACCGAACGATGGCATGCCATCGTCGAATTCCCGCATCCTTCGCGGGAATGGACCATTGACGTCCTGGCGGAATCCGATGACAGGAAGCGTCGAATAGCCTTCGAGGTCCAGCTCTCTTCGCAGGCCCCCGAGAGATACCAGCACAGGAGCCAGCGCTACTTCAACGATGACGTGTTCCCCGTCTGGATCGTCCCCCGCCGCCTGGAGTACAGCCGGATTGAAATACCGTTGGTCGTGACGGGCTTTGGAAAGAGCTCGGAAGTCCCTGAGGACCCGGTGGCGTTGATGGACCTGGCTGTCACCACTGATTTCCGGGATGAGGCTACCCTCGGCGCCTTGGTGGACAGCCTGCTCCGACGCGGCCACGGATGGCAACATGGCAGCCCTGCCGTGCAGATCGCCAGGCTCCAACGAGAAGAAGAGCGTGCGGCCCGGGCACGGGACGAGGAAAAACGTCGCCGGGAAGCCCTCGAAGCCCGCATCGAGGAGATGAACAGGAACAGCGCGCCGCCCGAAGCAGCCTTTGGCACGCATACTGTTCACACCGAGGACGGCCCGTTCGTCTGGGCAACGCTCAACCAGTGCTGGAGCTGCGAGCACCCCATGGTGCTCTGGAACGCGGAGTCGGCCAAACCTGGCCGCACCTATTCAACAGCCCCGGCCCTAGTCGTCAGGCGCGAAGTGGGGCTGAAGCGGTACGAGAACCACCCGGACGTCCACAAGGTCGTCAATACATGGATGCGCGCCACCCGTTGCGATGTCGAGAAGGCCAGCATCCAGCCACGGCGCAGCAAGCAGAAGGCCGCCGAATACAGCGCGTTCGTCTGCCCCGAATGCGATGCGCTGATCGGCCAGATGTTCATCTCCTGCGTCAGGACCGAGAAGTGGTCCCTCATCAGCGCCCCGCTGCTGAAAAAGACCGAAAGCCGCCAGCCAACCAACTTATCCGCTGGCAAGGAAGATCCGCGAAAAGGTAAGCCGGCAAGGCAGAAGCCGCCCGCAGCCACGCCTGCACCAAGAGCGTACTACGGACGGCCAACCGTCCCAGAAGAGCTGCAGACCGACCGGAAGAAAACCTTCGCCGAGCTCCATTCACCGGAAGGGGTTGCCGAAGCCCGGCGCAGGTTCATGGGAACGCTCTAAGCTGGGCAGCCTGATCAAGCGGCCACAGTAACCGAGCCTGGATTACGGGGACATAGGTCTGCACCGCCGGTAGTCTGCTGAGGACCGAAGACGTCGAGAACTTCCCGGGGGGAGCAGGCAGTATAGTTCCGGACACGAGAGCAGCTCGGTTATTAAGGGGGAAGCGTGGGTCTCTTCGGCAGTTGGAAGCGGTCAGCGGGCTGGCACGCCACAGAGAACCCCGGGGTAGTCCGGTTCTTCGATGGTCAGCGTTGGCATGGATACGGGCGACTCACCGCGCTGGATGCGGAGGGCCCGCTGCCGTTCACCGTGGAGGCTCAAAAGCAGAGAACGATCGACGAGCTGGCCGAGCAACAGGACAAGATCGAGGCGAAGCTTCGGGAGGCGAAGGCCACCTGCGAAGACCTGGGCCGGCAGCGTTCCCAACTTGAACGGCAAATAGCCCATCTGCGCGAAGACCATGCCGAGGCCGCTCATGAGAACTTCCTGCGTGAAATCAACCTCCGGGGCTTTCCCACTGCTGCCGACGGCTCAGCAAAAATCGCGGAGGCAATCAAGGAGGTTCGCGCCCGGGCACGACAGCTCGTCAAAGACGGCAAGGCGATCTCCA is part of the Arthrobacter sp. KBS0703 genome and encodes:
- a CDS encoding competence protein CoiA, producing the protein MLDGSRVDATTYTGAAWSELQESEERKRLVMPLCGIRAVAKSRGASTQYFAHYRTAECKADHGGESPQHLAMKTALRDRINATERWHAIVEFPHPSREWTIDVLAESDDRKRRIAFEVQLSSQAPERYQHRSQRYFNDDVFPVWIVPRRLEYSRIEIPLVVTGFGKSSEVPEDPVALMDLAVTTDFRDEATLGALVDSLLRRGHGWQHGSPAVQIARLQREEERAARARDEEKRRREALEARIEEMNRNSAPPEAAFGTHTVHTEDGPFVWATLNQCWSCEHPMVLWNAESAKPGRTYSTAPALVVRREVGLKRYENHPDVHKVVNTWMRATRCDVEKASIQPRRSKQKAAEYSAFVCPECDALIGQMFISCVRTEKWSLISAPLLKKTESRQPTNLSAGKEDPRKGKPARQKPPAATPAPRAYYGRPTVPEELQTDRKKTFAELHSPEGVAEARRRFMGTL
- a CDS encoding CxxxxCH/CxxCH domain-containing protein, with translation MTPAACKNSRCHSTSSARNSGFRWSAGGRQTSTPKWTQRLMR